One stretch of Balneola sp. MJW-20 DNA includes these proteins:
- the polA gene encoding DNA polymerase I, producing the protein MSRKLLFLLDGMALAYRAHFAFINSRLKNSEGIPTGPIMGFANTLEKMLAEEEPTHIAVAWDTKAPTFRHEKDEEYKANRPPQPEELKIGIPLIKEMCEKWGIHCIEKDGFEADDIIGTIASGANIDDVDVMLVTPDKDFMQLVHDHIRMMKPDNNNGGFNIIDREGVQDYFGVYPEKVIDVLAIIGDTSDNIPGVPGIGKKGAPKLIKKYGSLEAAIEDAPNIKGKRAREGLTEYADQALHAKDMVTIKTDVPEVQDWEELAWEGADKKELGLFFKRMEFRTLTKKYLGEEGPVAEKEGDQTDLFGSFKEEAPKQELDTNKVEYKLVNTIEDLEKVIKILNNQDPLCFDTETDSPDPVKAKLVGISLSTTPGVAYYIPVNVDGGLDQNKVLELMKPLFSDEDRILVAHNYKFDHMMLTKAGLDIRAKAFDTMIAAYLIDSSQKLKMDELAVNYLNYRPVPIEELIGKGKNQKSMADLEPKEIFQYACEDADITLRLYEIFIEKLKEDELEEIAWKVDFPLIEVLSDMEYKGIRLDVEMLEEFSIELDKDLTELEKQIYDKAGEEFNINSPKQLGEILFEKMGLPAGKKTKTGQYSTSESVLSDMAPKYEMPQLILDYRQLSKLKSTYVDALPALIDEYSGRIHTEFNQNVAATGRLSSSNPNLQNIPIRTKRGREIRKAFIAEDGYKIMSADYSQVELRVIAHISEDEGMSEAFRKDEDIHSRTAKEIFDLDSIEEVTSDHRRKAKEVNFGIPYGVSAYGLASRLGIENNEGKEMIDQYFERFPGILDYIKETKDYAREHGFVKTLHGRRRYIPEINSGNWNRRGFAERTAINMPIQGTAADIIKLAMINIHHWLIDEKKKSRMLIQVHDELVFEIHESELDEVPDRIVSMMEHAYKLNVPLKVEAGIGENWLEAH; encoded by the coding sequence ATGTCAAGGAAACTTCTCTTTCTTTTAGATGGTATGGCGCTGGCCTACCGAGCTCATTTTGCATTTATCAACAGCCGGCTAAAAAACTCAGAAGGTATCCCTACCGGACCTATTATGGGTTTTGCTAATACCCTGGAGAAGATGCTTGCTGAAGAAGAGCCTACCCACATTGCAGTGGCCTGGGATACCAAAGCCCCAACTTTCCGGCATGAAAAAGATGAAGAGTACAAAGCAAACCGGCCTCCTCAGCCTGAAGAATTAAAGATCGGTATTCCGCTAATAAAAGAAATGTGTGAGAAATGGGGTATTCATTGCATAGAAAAAGACGGATTCGAGGCAGATGATATTATAGGAACCATAGCCAGCGGTGCTAATATTGATGATGTCGATGTGATGCTGGTTACCCCCGATAAAGACTTTATGCAGCTGGTTCATGACCATATCCGGATGATGAAGCCTGACAACAATAATGGCGGATTCAATATTATTGACCGAGAGGGTGTACAGGATTATTTCGGAGTGTATCCCGAAAAAGTGATCGATGTGCTGGCCATAATCGGGGATACATCTGATAACATACCAGGTGTGCCCGGAATTGGGAAAAAGGGTGCTCCAAAACTCATTAAAAAATATGGCTCGCTTGAAGCTGCTATCGAAGATGCACCTAATATCAAGGGTAAAAGAGCAAGGGAAGGTTTGACGGAGTATGCTGATCAGGCTTTGCATGCCAAAGATATGGTGACCATTAAGACGGATGTCCCGGAAGTACAGGACTGGGAAGAGCTGGCGTGGGAAGGTGCAGATAAAAAAGAGCTTGGGCTTTTCTTTAAGCGCATGGAATTCAGAACCCTTACAAAAAAATATCTGGGTGAAGAAGGCCCGGTTGCCGAGAAGGAAGGAGATCAGACCGATCTGTTTGGTTCATTCAAAGAAGAAGCTCCGAAGCAGGAACTAGATACGAATAAGGTTGAATATAAACTTGTAAATACAATAGAGGACCTTGAAAAAGTAATCAAGATATTGAACAATCAGGATCCTTTATGCTTTGATACCGAAACAGATTCTCCGGATCCGGTGAAAGCGAAACTGGTCGGAATTTCGCTCAGTACCACCCCAGGTGTAGCCTATTACATTCCGGTAAATGTTGACGGAGGGCTGGATCAGAATAAAGTGCTGGAACTGATGAAACCATTGTTTTCGGATGAAGACCGGATCTTAGTGGCACACAACTATAAGTTTGACCATATGATGCTGACAAAGGCGGGGCTGGATATCCGGGCAAAGGCTTTTGATACCATGATAGCCGCCTACCTGATCGATTCTTCTCAAAAACTAAAAATGGATGAGCTGGCTGTTAATTACCTTAATTACCGTCCGGTACCCATTGAAGAGCTGATCGGTAAGGGGAAAAATCAGAAGTCCATGGCCGACCTGGAACCAAAAGAGATCTTTCAGTATGCCTGTGAGGATGCGGATATCACACTCAGGCTGTATGAAATATTTATTGAGAAGCTTAAAGAGGATGAACTGGAAGAGATCGCATGGAAGGTAGATTTCCCATTGATCGAGGTACTTTCTGATATGGAATACAAGGGTATCAGGCTGGATGTGGAAATGCTGGAAGAGTTTTCAATAGAACTTGATAAGGACCTCACAGAACTTGAAAAACAGATCTACGACAAAGCAGGGGAGGAATTCAATATAAACTCTCCAAAGCAGTTAGGGGAGATCCTGTTTGAAAAAATGGGACTTCCCGCCGGCAAGAAAACCAAGACCGGTCAGTATTCAACCAGTGAGTCTGTATTATCAGATATGGCACCTAAGTATGAAATGCCGCAACTGATACTGGATTATCGGCAGCTAAGTAAGTTGAAGTCTACCTATGTGGATGCACTACCTGCTCTGATCGATGAATATTCCGGGCGCATCCATACTGAATTTAATCAGAATGTAGCTGCTACCGGACGTTTGTCTTCGTCAAATCCGAACCTGCAAAATATCCCTATACGAACCAAAAGAGGGCGTGAGATACGTAAGGCTTTTATCGCCGAAGACGGGTATAAGATCATGTCGGCTGACTACTCTCAGGTTGAATTAAGGGTTATTGCTCATATCTCAGAAGATGAGGGTATGAGTGAGGCTTTCAGAAAGGATGAAGATATTCACTCAAGAACTGCAAAGGAGATCTTTGATCTGGATAGTATAGAAGAAGTTACCTCCGATCACCGCAGAAAAGCGAAGGAAGTAAATTTCGGTATTCCCTACGGAGTGAGTGCCTACGGGCTGGCCAGCAGGCTTGGGATCGAGAATAATGAAGGAAAGGAGATGATCGATCAGTATTTTGAACGCTTTCCGGGAATTCTTGACTATATCAAAGAGACCAAAGATTATGCACGGGAACACGGTTTCGTGAAGACCCTGCATGGCAGACGCCGCTATATTCCGGAGATCAATTCCGGGAACTGGAATCGGAGGGGCTTTGCAGAGCGTACAGCTATAAATATGCCCATTCAGGGTACGGCCGCTGATATTATAAAACTGGCAATGATCAATATCCATCACTGGCTTATCGATGAGAAAAAGAAAAGCCGCATGCTGATACAGGTTCATGATGAACTGGTATTCGAGATCCATGAAAGTGAACTGGATGAAGTACCGGACAGGATCGTGAGTATGATGGAACACGCATACAAACTGAATGTACCGCTTAAAGTGGAAGCAGGTATTGGAGAGAACTGGCTGGAAGCGCATTAG
- a CDS encoding PP2C family protein-serine/threonine phosphatase — protein MSLKNEAQSGYGTKKFYKDYVSGMSKERFSKELTADTDRLKQLYEEAVENIERQQGQQLPGHIKFLRLFSDLTQRLNPTRRLIFGLGSVSFVAHYLFSFIEILPVVLFELFLPFSAVSMFMLLLVELLEKSDVQKEIDLAREIQLSLLPGTSINKQNLEVYSFAHTAKEVGGDYLDVIQTDKGTYVIIADVSGKGLSAALYMVRMQALVNLIVERDHPSPKDLFLQLNNYVKSNSKDKTFVTGCAAFFPNDEEHFEYVRAGHNIPVYYNREKDNTFRLKANGFALGMTSTKLLEQNLETKKYHFKPGDSVLFYTDGLNEARNSYGEEYGEERIDSLMEIYGSLHSKTVINKIQSSLEAFVGGESPLDDITFTCIHRPEK, from the coding sequence TTGAGTTTAAAGAACGAAGCACAATCAGGCTACGGAACCAAAAAGTTTTATAAAGATTATGTATCAGGCATGAGTAAGGAGCGTTTCTCCAAAGAACTCACTGCGGATACTGATCGCCTTAAGCAACTGTATGAAGAAGCAGTTGAAAATATCGAAAGACAACAAGGACAACAACTTCCGGGACACATTAAATTCCTGCGTCTTTTCTCAGACCTTACTCAGAGACTAAATCCTACACGCAGACTTATCTTCGGACTGGGATCAGTAAGTTTTGTGGCTCATTACCTATTTAGTTTCATAGAAATTCTGCCGGTTGTTCTCTTTGAACTTTTCCTCCCCTTCAGTGCCGTTTCCATGTTCATGCTCTTGCTTGTGGAATTACTGGAAAAATCTGATGTGCAAAAAGAGATCGATCTAGCACGGGAAATACAGCTTAGCCTGCTGCCGGGCACCTCCATCAATAAACAGAACCTGGAAGTATATTCCTTTGCCCATACTGCTAAGGAAGTTGGTGGAGATTATCTGGATGTTATTCAAACCGACAAAGGCACCTACGTGATCATTGCGGATGTATCAGGTAAAGGACTAAGTGCCGCTCTATATATGGTTCGCATGCAGGCTCTGGTAAACCTGATCGTCGAAAGGGATCATCCATCCCCCAAAGACCTTTTTCTTCAGCTTAACAACTATGTGAAGAGTAACTCAAAAGATAAGACCTTCGTAACGGGTTGTGCGGCCTTCTTTCCGAATGATGAAGAGCATTTCGAATACGTCAGAGCCGGGCATAACATCCCGGTTTATTACAACCGCGAAAAGGATAACACATTCCGGTTGAAAGCCAATGGTTTTGCACTGGGCATGACTTCCACCAAGCTACTTGAACAGAATCTGGAGACTAAGAAATACCATTTCAAGCCGGGCGATTCTGTACTCTTTTACACTGACGGCTTGAATGAGGCTCGTAACAGTTATGGTGAGGAATATGGTGAAGAGCGGATCGATTCCCTGATGGAGATCTACGGTTCGCTTCACTCCAAAACCGTGATCAATAAGATACAGTCTTCACTCGAAGCCTTTGTCGGAGGTGAGTCACCTTTAGATGACATCACCTTTACCTGTATTCACCGGCCTGAGAAATAG
- the tkt gene encoding transketolase produces MSASSLDQLCVNTIRTLSMDAVQKANSGHPGMPMGMADAAYVLWNNFLKHNPQNPDWADRDRFILSAGHGSMLLYSLMHLTGYDLSLDDIKDFRQLGSKTPGHPENHITKGVEMTTGPLGQGFATGVGMAMAENFLRAEFGEEIVDHYTYAIVSDGDLMEGVSHEAASLAGHLKLGKLIYLYDANEISIDGSTDLAYTEDAAMRFRSYGWHVLKVDGHDHGQISNAIEEARNTSDQPSIIICRTHIGFGSPNKQDSASSHGAPLGEDEIKLTKEAYGWDPNKSFYIPEEVKAHMTKAVERGSAAEKEWKARIAGSGVEEKFNNWMNHELGTTYTEALPVFEEDEKGMASRKASGAVLNAIADSVPNMLGGSADLTGSNNTELSGKGTYGADNPSGRNIHYGVREHAMAAAMNGMALHGGVIPFGGTFFIFTDYMRPSIRLAALMETPSIFVLTHDSIGLGEDGPTHQPVEHLASLRAMPNTVVLRPADANEVSAAWKIALERTDGPTLLVLTRQNLPTLPRTRDNQASLTEKGAYIYLDSDKKVPDAILMSSGSELHLAIEARKQLSEKGIDARVVSMPSWELFDMQDEDYRNKVLPPEVTNRASIEAGSTFGWHRWVGPEGKVIGLDRFGASGPYQELFEHFGITSDAITEAVS; encoded by the coding sequence ATGTCAGCTTCCTCTCTTGATCAACTTTGTGTCAATACCATCAGAACCCTTTCAATGGATGCAGTTCAGAAGGCTAACTCCGGTCATCCGGGCATGCCTATGGGAATGGCAGATGCCGCATACGTTCTATGGAATAATTTTTTAAAGCATAATCCACAAAACCCTGACTGGGCAGACCGTGATCGTTTTATTTTATCAGCAGGTCACGGATCCATGCTTCTATATAGCCTTATGCATCTAACAGGATATGATCTTAGTCTTGATGACATAAAAGATTTCAGACAGCTTGGGTCCAAAACTCCGGGTCACCCTGAAAATCATATTACTAAAGGTGTGGAGATGACCACAGGTCCACTGGGCCAGGGCTTTGCAACCGGTGTTGGTATGGCTATGGCCGAGAATTTTCTTCGGGCAGAGTTTGGTGAGGAGATCGTAGATCATTATACCTATGCGATCGTATCAGACGGTGACCTGATGGAAGGTGTGTCACATGAAGCTGCATCACTGGCTGGTCATCTCAAATTAGGGAAACTCATTTACCTATACGATGCAAATGAGATCAGTATTGACGGGTCTACAGATCTCGCCTATACCGAAGATGCAGCAATGCGATTCCGATCTTATGGGTGGCATGTACTGAAGGTTGACGGTCACGATCATGGTCAGATAAGCAACGCCATAGAAGAAGCGCGCAATACAAGCGATCAGCCTTCGATCATAATTTGCCGCACGCACATCGGGTTTGGCAGCCCGAATAAGCAGGACAGTGCTTCCTCTCATGGTGCACCTCTCGGAGAAGATGAGATCAAACTGACCAAAGAGGCTTATGGCTGGGACCCGAATAAGAGTTTTTATATTCCTGAAGAGGTCAAAGCCCATATGACTAAAGCTGTAGAAAGGGGTTCAGCAGCTGAAAAAGAATGGAAAGCACGGATCGCAGGATCAGGAGTTGAAGAAAAGTTCAATAACTGGATGAATCATGAACTCGGAACCACATACACTGAGGCTTTGCCGGTATTTGAAGAAGATGAAAAAGGAATGGCATCCAGGAAGGCAAGCGGTGCAGTTCTGAATGCAATTGCAGATAGTGTACCTAATATGCTTGGAGGATCTGCGGACCTTACCGGATCAAATAATACTGAATTAAGCGGCAAAGGTACTTATGGTGCTGATAATCCCTCCGGCAGAAATATTCATTATGGGGTAAGAGAACATGCTATGGCTGCTGCCATGAACGGCATGGCATTACACGGTGGGGTGATCCCATTCGGTGGAACTTTCTTCATCTTTACTGATTATATGCGGCCTTCCATCAGGCTTGCAGCCTTAATGGAAACCCCTTCGATATTTGTACTCACTCATGACAGTATTGGTTTAGGCGAAGACGGTCCCACTCATCAGCCGGTAGAACACCTGGCAAGTCTCAGAGCTATGCCAAATACTGTGGTGTTGCGTCCTGCTGATGCAAATGAAGTATCAGCTGCATGGAAAATAGCATTGGAGCGTACCGACGGCCCTACTTTACTGGTGCTGACAAGACAAAATCTGCCTACGTTACCAAGGACCAGGGATAATCAGGCCAGTCTGACTGAGAAAGGAGCATATATTTATCTGGATTCAGACAAAAAGGTACCGGATGCTATTCTTATGAGCTCCGGATCTGAATTACATCTGGCTATTGAAGCGAGAAAGCAGCTATCCGAGAAAGGGATTGATGCCAGAGTAGTTAGCATGCCTTCATGGGAATTATTTGATATGCAGGATGAAGACTACCGCAATAAGGTTCTTCCTCCGGAGGTAACCAACAGAGCATCCATTGAAGCCGGCAGTACCTTTGGATGGCACCGCTGGGTAGGCCCGGAAGGAAAGGTTATCGGTCTTGACCGTTTTGGAGCCTCAGGCCCTTATCAGGAGCTTTTCGAACACTTTGGAATCACTTCTGATGCTATTACAGAGGCGGTCTCCTGA
- a CDS encoding tetratricopeptide repeat protein, whose amino-acid sequence MKNFKTLFTALFLTFLATGALAQDKAAAIKAFNAGLEQAKSNDFDAAISSFTQAADIAGQVGDDALKDRAEKQIPTMYYQKAVLAYNAFKTSKNLSDLDTAVNAFQEASDVASQYGVDNVAARASGIIPQLLYNKSLVQFNQGNYAEADATLNEVINKNANYAIAYYQKGLVANKQGKDILQVLQWYDKAIEVADRTNQAQVSRRATESAHDNLLYRGVKEMEAGNHRDALELLQTGLSYDSGSADIHYRIAEVSNKMAQYDTAIKHAIQSLDLENGGRTDKAKIYFELGFAYQAKGDKAKACDAFSNAVYGAFKDPAEHKMEFELKCSSADPSN is encoded by the coding sequence ATGAAAAATTTTAAGACTCTATTTACTGCATTATTCCTGACTTTTTTAGCTACAGGGGCATTAGCACAGGATAAAGCAGCAGCCATTAAAGCTTTTAACGCAGGTTTGGAACAGGCCAAATCAAATGATTTTGATGCAGCCATTAGCTCGTTTACTCAGGCTGCCGACATTGCAGGTCAGGTTGGTGACGACGCGCTTAAGGACAGAGCAGAGAAGCAGATCCCAACTATGTATTATCAGAAAGCTGTACTGGCATACAATGCATTCAAAACCTCTAAAAATTTAAGTGACCTGGACACTGCAGTTAATGCATTTCAGGAAGCTTCTGACGTAGCCAGTCAATATGGTGTCGATAATGTTGCAGCTAGGGCATCCGGTATTATTCCGCAACTACTCTACAATAAATCTCTGGTACAGTTCAATCAGGGTAATTATGCTGAGGCTGATGCAACATTGAATGAAGTTATTAACAAGAATGCTAATTATGCGATTGCATACTATCAGAAAGGACTTGTAGCGAATAAGCAAGGAAAAGATATTCTTCAGGTGCTGCAGTGGTATGATAAAGCAATTGAAGTCGCTGACCGTACCAACCAGGCACAGGTTTCAAGAAGAGCTACCGAATCAGCCCACGACAATCTTTTATATCGCGGCGTGAAGGAAATGGAAGCAGGTAATCACAGAGATGCTCTTGAATTACTTCAGACCGGACTTTCCTATGACTCAGGGTCTGCAGATATCCATTACCGGATTGCAGAAGTGAGCAACAAAATGGCTCAGTATGACACGGCTATCAAGCATGCTATACAGTCTCTGGATCTTGAGAATGGCGGACGTACTGATAAAGCTAAAATCTACTTCGAACTCGGATTTGCGTATCAGGCTAAAGGTGATAAAGCCAAAGCATGTGATGCATTCTCGAATGCGGTTTACGGAGCTTTCAAAGATCCTGCTGAGCACAAGATGGAATTTGAACTGAAGTGCTCTTCAGCCGACCCATCGAACTAA
- a CDS encoding TIGR00730 family Rossman fold protein — protein MTEERKYSISENYRKGYDKDIWSVFKIMGEFVEGYDKLFQIGPCISIFGSARSTEEDKYYKLASRTASMITEKGFGVITGGGPGIMEAGNRGATDANGKSVGLGIDLPFEQGINQFVDPAFTINFNYFFVRKVMFVKYAQGFVVFPGGFGTLDELFESLTLIQTRKITQIPIILFGSEYWGGLVDWMEKTMKVAGTISDKDTDLFHLTDSPEEVIEIITDFYSKKEPMPNFYF, from the coding sequence ATGACTGAAGAAAGAAAATATTCGATCTCTGAAAACTACAGGAAAGGTTACGATAAAGATATCTGGTCGGTTTTTAAGATCATGGGAGAGTTTGTTGAAGGTTATGATAAGCTGTTTCAAATAGGACCCTGTATTTCAATATTCGGATCTGCCAGATCTACTGAGGAAGATAAATACTACAAACTGGCTTCCAGAACTGCTTCCATGATCACGGAAAAAGGCTTTGGTGTAATCACCGGAGGTGGTCCGGGAATAATGGAAGCTGGCAACAGAGGGGCTACCGATGCAAATGGTAAATCCGTCGGTTTAGGGATCGATCTTCCATTCGAACAGGGGATCAATCAATTTGTTGATCCGGCCTTTACGATCAATTTCAATTACTTTTTCGTCCGGAAAGTAATGTTCGTGAAATATGCACAGGGATTTGTAGTGTTTCCCGGTGGGTTTGGAACATTAGATGAATTATTTGAAAGCCTGACCCTTATTCAGACAAGAAAGATCACCCAGATACCGATCATTCTATTTGGTTCAGAATACTGGGGAGGACTGGTGGACTGGATGGAGAAAACCATGAAAGTGGCAGGTACCATATCAGATAAAGATACAGATCTGTTCCATTTAACAGATTCACCTGAAGAAGTGATAGAGATTATCACCGATTTCTATAGCAAGAAAGAACCTATGCCTAATTTCTACTTCTGA
- a CDS encoding DUF5683 domain-containing protein: MTEYTARKTFLGDPVHPAQNEETISEFPEPKKVLLRSVMIPGWGQVTNKQIWKVPIVYGLLGGLTYYSIDLHKKYHDYRAAYYNSVNGAESDLRFGSTPSYISPNASESSLKNNRDFFRNRRDFIYVTIGLAYILNMVDAYVYAHMRSFDVSDDLTMRTGIKSDMGVLASGHPIPGLSFTFNLK; the protein is encoded by the coding sequence TTGACAGAATATACCGCCCGCAAAACATTTCTTGGTGATCCGGTACACCCTGCACAAAACGAAGAAACTATTTCCGAGTTTCCGGAGCCAAAAAAAGTCTTATTGAGATCGGTGATGATCCCTGGCTGGGGACAGGTTACCAATAAACAGATCTGGAAGGTACCTATTGTTTATGGTCTTCTGGGCGGACTCACTTATTACAGCATTGATCTGCATAAGAAATATCATGATTACCGGGCGGCATATTATAACAGTGTGAACGGTGCAGAGTCTGACCTGAGGTTCGGTTCCACTCCCTCTTATATTTCACCCAATGCATCTGAGAGTTCGCTGAAGAACAACCGGGATTTTTTCAGGAACCGCAGGGATTTCATTTATGTAACCATCGGACTGGCTTATATTTTAAACATGGTTGATGCATACGTATATGCACATATGAGATCTTTTGATGTATCTGATGATCTCACTATGAGAACAGGAATTAAATCCGATATGGGAGTACTTGCATCAGGGCATCCCATTCCGGGCCTGTCTTTCACTTTTAATCTGAAATAG
- a CDS encoding ParB/RepB/Spo0J family partition protein, translating to MASKKVLGRGLGAFFPEYREEGEEPVSGSDQTAERDVQKTIAPEERVNIVLFVPVEHIRANPHQPRREFDEERLDELASSIKKHGLIQPITVRYIGEKRFELISGERRLRASKLAGLAEIPAFIREADDEQSMSFALIENIQREELNPLEVALGYKRLVQEFNYTQAEVAEKVGKNRTTVTNMLRLLTLPDYIQKALKSNLISMGHARALVSIEDESLQKSILDKTLSNDWSVRQIEEAVRKGEEKPSGKKSTTRKPDLEDPFYEEISSRLRKKFSTKVNLKAKSKGGEIRIEYYSDDDLERILNLIDEIGH from the coding sequence ATGGCTTCAAAGAAAGTATTAGGCAGGGGATTGGGCGCTTTTTTCCCGGAGTATCGGGAAGAAGGTGAAGAACCTGTATCCGGTAGTGATCAGACGGCAGAAAGGGATGTTCAAAAGACCATTGCTCCTGAAGAAAGAGTCAACATCGTGCTTTTCGTTCCGGTTGAGCATATCAGAGCAAATCCACATCAGCCTCGTCGCGAATTTGATGAAGAAAGACTGGATGAGCTGGCTTCTTCGATCAAAAAACATGGTCTGATTCAGCCTATAACGGTCAGATATATCGGAGAAAAGAGGTTTGAACTCATATCTGGTGAAAGAAGGCTTCGGGCTTCGAAACTTGCCGGTCTGGCCGAGATTCCTGCATTTATCCGGGAAGCGGATGATGAACAAAGCATGTCATTTGCGCTGATCGAGAATATTCAACGCGAAGAATTAAATCCTCTTGAAGTTGCACTTGGTTACAAAAGACTGGTACAGGAATTTAATTATACTCAGGCAGAGGTAGCGGAAAAGGTTGGGAAGAATCGAACCACAGTAACAAACATGCTTCGGTTGCTTACTTTACCTGATTATATTCAGAAAGCACTGAAATCAAATCTTATAAGCATGGGTCATGCGAGAGCATTGGTCAGCATAGAAGATGAGAGCCTTCAGAAGAGCATACTTGATAAGACCCTAAGTAATGACTGGTCGGTCAGGCAGATCGAAGAAGCTGTTCGTAAGGGTGAAGAGAAACCTTCAGGAAAAAAATCAACTACCCGGAAACCTGATCTTGAAGACCCGTTTTATGAGGAGATCTCATCCCGGTTGCGTAAGAAATTCAGTACGAAGGTAAATCTCAAAGCCAAATCAAAGGGTGGTGAAATACGTATTGAATATTATTCCGATGATGATCTCGAAAGAATACTCAATCTTATTGACGAAATTGGTCATTAG
- a CDS encoding ParA family protein yields the protein MGKVIAIANQKGGVGKTTTAINLAASLAAIEHPTLVIDIDPQSNTTSGLGIDSKTVSNSVYEVMIGSADIEDTIRQTELDFLDLIPSHINLVGAEIEMIDRDQREKILTKALKEQREKYDFIIIDCPPSLGLLTINALTASDSILIPVQCEYFALEGLGQLLNTIKIVRQHLNPSLDIEGVLLTMYDTRTRLSNQVAEEVKRYFDDRVFKSVIARNVRLAEAPSFGKPALLYDSTSVGAKNYLALGKEIIKRNKKLFKDSPVLTD from the coding sequence ATGGGTAAAGTTATTGCAATTGCTAATCAAAAGGGTGGTGTCGGTAAAACGACAACAGCCATTAACCTCGCTGCCAGCCTGGCTGCTATTGAGCATCCGACACTGGTAATCGATATCGATCCACAGAGTAACACCACCAGCGGATTGGGTATAGATTCGAAGACCGTTTCCAATTCGGTGTATGAGGTTATGATTGGTAGTGCTGACATTGAGGATACGATCCGTCAGACCGAGCTTGATTTCCTGGATCTGATCCCTTCGCATATTAATCTCGTGGGAGCAGAGATCGAAATGATCGATCGGGATCAACGGGAGAAGATCCTGACGAAAGCCCTTAAAGAGCAACGCGAGAAATACGATTTTATCATCATTGACTGTCCGCCTTCACTTGGACTCTTGACAATAAACGCTCTGACAGCGTCCGATTCGATCCTGATCCCTGTGCAATGCGAATACTTTGCCCTTGAAGGGTTGGGGCAACTTCTCAATACCATAAAGATCGTTCGCCAGCATCTTAATCCATCACTTGATATCGAAGGAGTGCTGCTGACAATGTATGATACCCGTACAAGGCTCTCTAATCAGGTAGCTGAAGAGGTGAAACGGTATTTTGACGACCGGGTTTTTAAATCGGTAATTGCGAGAAATGTAAGACTGGCAGAGGCTCCAAGTTTTGGTAAACCGGCACTTCTTTATGACTCTACCAGTGTGGGAGCCAAGAACTACCTTGCTTTAGGTAAAGAGATCATTAAAAGGAATAAGAAATTATTCAAAGACAGTCCGGTACTAACGGATTAA
- a CDS encoding RNA polymerase sigma factor gives MELVKRHVSDKSYKDLRDRDLVKLFRKNGDESAFNELLNRHQSKVYSYIYSMVLNPEVANDIFQETFTKIVTKMDDTYNEQGKWIAWTMRIAHNATIDYLRKQKRYVHVSGPYDEDDSSDYFERMEDEDVVDADDQMIMNEERSDLMRHISRLPEEQRTVVLLRHYYEMPFKEIAELTDVSINTALGRMRYALINLRKYFEEDRQQELKHAKQ, from the coding sequence ATGGAATTAGTGAAAAGACATGTGAGTGATAAAAGCTATAAAGATCTCAGAGACCGGGATCTGGTAAAACTATTCAGAAAGAACGGCGATGAGTCTGCCTTTAATGAATTATTAAATCGCCACCAGAGCAAAGTATATTCCTACATATACAGCATGGTTCTGAATCCTGAAGTTGCAAATGACATATTTCAGGAAACCTTTACCAAGATCGTTACTAAAATGGATGATACTTATAATGAACAGGGTAAATGGATTGCCTGGACCATGCGTATTGCGCATAATGCCACAATTGATTATTTAAGAAAACAAAAACGATATGTCCACGTTAGTGGCCCGTATGATGAAGATGATTCATCCGATTATTTTGAAAGAATGGAAGATGAAGACGTAGTCGATGCGGACGATCAGATGATCATGAATGAAGAAAGATCTGATCTGATGAGGCATATCAGTCGTCTGCCGGAAGAACAAAGAACTGTTGTGCTTCTCAGACATTACTATGAAATGCCTTTTAAAGAGATCGCTGAATTGACCGACGTTTCTATCAACACCGCCTTAGGGCGTATGAGATATGCACTCATCAACCTGAGGAAATATTTTGAAGAAGATAGACAACAAGAGTTGAAACATGCTAAACAGTGA